A window of the Pongo abelii isolate AG06213 chromosome 10, NHGRI_mPonAbe1-v2.0_pri, whole genome shotgun sequence genome harbors these coding sequences:
- the UBE2N gene encoding ubiquitin-conjugating enzyme E2 N, translating to MAGLPRRIIKETQRLLAEPVPGIKAEPDESNARYFHVVIAGPQDSPFEGGTFKLELFLPEEYPMAAPKVRFMTKIYHPNVDKLGRICLDILKDKWSPALQIRTVLLSIQALLSAPNPDDPLANDVAEQWKTNEAQAIETARAWTRLYAMNNI from the exons GAAACCCAGCGTTTGCTGGCAGAACCAGTTCCTGGCATCAAAGCAGAACCAGATGAGAGCAACGCCCGTTATTTTCATGTGGTCATTGCTGGCCCTCAGGATTCCCCCTTTGAGGGAGGGACTTTTAAACTTGAACTATTCCTTCCAGAAGAATACCCAATGGCAGCCCCTAAAGTACGTTTCATGACCAAAATTTATCATCCTAATGTAGACAAGTTGGGAAGAATATGTTTAGATATTTTGAAAG ATAAGTGGTCCCCAGCACTGCAGATCCGCACAGTTCTGCTATCGATCCAGGCCTTGTTAAGTGCTCCCAATCCAGATGATCCATTAGCAAATGATGTAGCGGAGCAGTGGAAGACCAACGAAGCCCAAGCCATAGAAACAG CTAGAGCATGGACTAGGCTATATGCcatgaataatatttaa